A genome region from Brassica oleracea var. oleracea cultivar TO1000 chromosome C2, BOL, whole genome shotgun sequence includes the following:
- the LOC106326887 gene encoding phototropin-2-like isoform X1 → MERPRASPSPLTDLEPLSERTSLEIFNPLNGSSSSSSSKPQDGNRKGSSSKWIEFHDSAKIVERTAEWAVKPDTGEDGISFKVSSEVDRSKMSRRSSEESSASESGAFPRVSQELKTALSTLQQTFVVSDATQPDCPIVYASSGFFTMTGYSSKEIVGRNCRFLQGPDTDKKEVVKIRDCVKNGKSYCGRLLNYKKDGTPFWNLLTVTPIKDDQGNTIKFIGMQVEVSKYTEGVNDKELRPNGLSKSLIRYDARQKELALDSITEVVQTIKHRNSQVRNSVSNDILVKPTTPGGQAIQSDEASKSARTPERVSTPARPKRKSLSWNKKHDDIPSVEPEELMLSTEVIEPRESWERLERERDIRQGIDLATTLERIEKNFVISDPRLPDNPIIFASDSFLELTEYTREEILGRNCRFLQGPETDQATVQKIRDAIRDQREITVQLINYTKSGKKFWNLFHLQPMRDQKGELQYFIGVQLDGSDHVEPLRNRLSERTEMQSSKLVKATATNVDEAVRELPDANMRPEDLWAAYSKPVYPLPHKKESTSWKAIQKIQASGETIGLHHFKPIKPLGSGDTGSVHLVELKGTGELYAMKAMEKTMMLNRNKAHRACIEREIISLLDHPFLPTLYTSFQTSTHVCLITDFCPGGELFALLDIQPMKFLSEESARFYAAEVVIGLEYLHCLGIVYRDLKPENILLKKDGHIVLADFDLSFLTSCTPQLIVPPAPNKRRRSKSQQLPTLVAEPDTQSNSFVGTEEYIAPEIITGSGHASAIDWWALGILLYEMLYGRTPFRGKNRQKTFANILHKDLTFPSSIPVSLVCRQLINMLLNRDPSSRLGSKGGANEIKQHAFFRGINWPLIRGTEPPPLDAPLRITEKDPNAKDIKWEDDGVLVNSMDIDIDLF, encoded by the exons ATGGAGAGGCCTAGAGCTTCTCCGTCTCCCTTGACTGATTTGGAGCCATTAAGTGAACGCACATCCCTTGAGATCTTCAACCCCTTAAACGGGTCATCCTCGTCTTCTTCATCAAAGCCTCAAGATGGCAACCGCAAAGGAAGCAGCAGTAAGTGGATAGAGTTTCATGATTCAGCAAAGATAGTAGAGAGAACTGCTGAGTGGGCCGTTAAGCCGGACACAGGAGAAGATGGCATTAGTTTCAAGGTCTCCAGTGAAGTGGACCGAAGCAAGATGTCTAGGAGGTCATCCGAAGAATCATCAGCTTCTGAATCTGGAGCCTTCCCTAGAGTATCCCAGGAGCTCAAAACCGCTCTCTCCACGTTGCAGCAGACCTTTGTTGTCTCTGACGCCACACAGCCAGACTGTCCCATAGTCTATGCCAGCAGTGGATTCTTCACCATGACCGGTTACTCCTCCAAAGAAATCGTTGGAAGAAACTG CCGGTTTCTGCAAGGGCCTGACACAGACAAGAAAGAGGTTGTTAAAATCAGAGATTGTGTCAAGAATGGGAAAAGCTACTGTGGAAGGCTCTTAAACTACAAAAAGGATGGAACTCCCTTCTGGAATCTTCTCACAGTCACTCCTATCAAGGACGACCAAGGCAACACCATCAAGTTCATTGG GATGCAAGTTGAAGTAAGCAAATACACAGAAGGCGTAAACGATAAAGAACTGAGACCTAATGGACTCTCCAAATCCCTGATCCGATATGATG CTCGCCAGAAGGAGTTAGCTTTGGATTCCATCACAGAGGTCGTGCAAACAATAAAGCATCGCAACTCTCAAGTGAGGAACTCTGTGAGCAATGATATTTTAGTGAAGCCTACTACACCTGGTGGACAAGCTATACAATCGGACGAGGCTTCAAAGTCAGCAAGAACACCTGAACGTGTTTCTACTCCAGCGAG GCCAAAGAGAAAATCGCTTAGCTGGAATAAAAAGCATGATGATATTCCCAGTGTGGAACCTGAAGAACTAATGTTGAGCACAGAAGTTATAGAACCGAGGGAGAGTTGGGAGCGTTTAGAAAGAGAAAGGGATATACGGCAAGGGATTGATCTAGCTACCACTCTTGAGCGCATAGAGAAGAACTTCGTCATCAGTGATCCTCGTCTTCCTGATAATCCCATT ATATTTGCATCAGACAGTTTTCTTGAATTAACTGAGTATACACGTGAGGAAATATTGGGAAGAAACTGTCG GTTTCTTCAGGGGCCAGAGACAGACCAAGCGACTGTCCAGAAGATAAGAGACGCAATTAGAGATCAAAGGGAGATAACTGTGCAGTTGATAAACTACACTAAGAGCG GAAAGAAGTTCTGGAACTTATTCCACTTGCAACCTATGCGTGATCAGAAG GGAGAGCTTCAATACTTCATAGGTGTGCAGCTTGATGGAAGTGATCATGTTGAGCCCCTCAGAAACCGTTTGTCTGAGAGAACAGAGATGCAGAGTTCTAAACTG GTGAAAGCTACAGCAACAAATGTAGATGAAGCTGTCAGAGAACTTCCAGATGCTAATATG CGGCCAGAAGACTTGTGGGCTGCATACTCAAAGCCAGTATATCCTCTGCCTCACAAAAAGGAGAGTACATCCTGGAAGGCAATACAAAAG ATCCAAGCGAGTGGAGAAACAATAGGACTTCATCATTTCAAGCCAATAAAACCGTTAGGCTCTGGTGATACTGGCAG TGTTCATTTGGTTGAACTGAAAGGCACAGGTGAGTTATACGCCATGAAGGCAATGGAGAAAACCATGATGTTGAATCGTAACAAG GCTCACCGAGCATGCATTGAAAGGGAAATCATTTCCCTTCTGGATCATCCTTTCCTCCCCACTCTATACACTTCCTTTCAG ACATCTACGCATGTTTGTTTGATCACAGACTTCTGCCCTGGTGGAGAGTTGTTTGCACTACTTGACATCCAACCAATGAAGTTTTTGTCAGAAGAATCAGCAAG GTTCTATGCAGCAGAGGTCGTTATTGGCTTAGAATATCTTCACTGCTTAG GAATAGTATACCGAGACCTGAAGCCTGAAAACATACTGCTCAAGAAGGATGGGCACATTGTATTAGCCGACTTTGATCTATCTTTCTTGACGTCCTGCACACCCCAGCTTATTGTTCCACCTGCACCTAACAAACGGAGGAGATCCAAGAGCCAACAATTACCCACTTTGGTTGCAGAACCAGACACTCAGTCAAACTCGTTTGTAGGGACTGAAGAATACATTGCTCCT GAGATAATCACGGGTTCTGGACACGCGAGTGCTATTGATTGGTGGGCACTAG GTATATTGTTGTATGAGATGCTTTATGGTCGCACACCTTTCAGGGGTAAGAATAGGCAGAAGACGTTTGCCAACATCTTGCACAAGGATCTCACCTTCCCCAGCAGTATCCCT GTAAGTCTTGTATGTAGACAGTTGATTAACATGTTGTTAAATAGAGATCCAAGCAGCCGGTTAGGATCCAAAGGTGGGGCTAATGAGATAAAGCAGCATGCCTTCTTCCGTGGGATCAATTGGCCTCTCATACGGGGCACG GAGCCTCCACCATTGGATGCACCGTTGCGTATAACAGAGAAAGATCCGAATGCAAAAGATATAAAGTGGGAAGATGATGGAGTGCTTGTGAATTCGATGGACATTGACATTGATCTATTCTAA
- the LOC106326887 gene encoding phototropin-2-like isoform X2 produces MERPRASPSPLTDLEPLSERTSLEIFNPLNGSSSSSSSKPQDGNRKGSSSKWIEFHDSAKIVERTAEWAVKPDTGEDGISFKVSSEVDRSKMSRRSSEESSASESGAFPRVSQELKTALSTLQQTFVVSDATQPDCPIVYASSGFFTMTGYSSKEIVGRNCRFLQGPDTDKKEVVKIRDCVKNGKSYCGRLLNYKKDGTPFWNLLTVTPIKDDQGNTIKFIGMQVEVSKYTEGVNDKELRPNGLSKSLIRYDARQKELALDSITEVVQTIKHRNSQVRNSVSNDILVKPTTPGGQAIQSDEASKSARTPERVSTPARPKRKSLSWNKKHDDIPSVEPEELMLSTEVIEPRESWERLERERDIRQGIDLATTLERIEKNFVISDPRLPDNPIIFASDSFLELTEYTREEILGRNCRFLQGPETDQATVQKIRDAIRDQREITVQLINYTKSGKKFWNLFHLQPMRDQKGELQYFIGVQLDGSDHVEPLRNRLSERTEMQSSKLVKATATNVDEAVRELPDANMRPEDLWAAYSKPVYPLPHKKESTSWKAIQKIQASGETIGLHHFKPIKPLGSGDTGSVHLVELKGTGELYAMKAMEKTMMLNRNKAHRACIEREIISLLDHPFLPTLYTSFQTSTHVCLITDFCPGGELFALLDIQPMKFLSEESARFYAAEVVIGLEYLHCLGIVYRDLKPENILLKKDGHIVLADFDLSFLTSCTPQLIVPPAPNKRRRSKSQQLPTLVAEPDTQSNSFVGTEEYIAPEIITGSGHASAIDWWALGILLYEMLYGRTPFRGKNRQKTFANILHKDLTFPSSIPVSLVCRQLINMLLNRDPSSRLGSKGGANEIKQHAFFRGINWPLIRGASTIGCTVAYNRERSECKRYKVGR; encoded by the exons ATGGAGAGGCCTAGAGCTTCTCCGTCTCCCTTGACTGATTTGGAGCCATTAAGTGAACGCACATCCCTTGAGATCTTCAACCCCTTAAACGGGTCATCCTCGTCTTCTTCATCAAAGCCTCAAGATGGCAACCGCAAAGGAAGCAGCAGTAAGTGGATAGAGTTTCATGATTCAGCAAAGATAGTAGAGAGAACTGCTGAGTGGGCCGTTAAGCCGGACACAGGAGAAGATGGCATTAGTTTCAAGGTCTCCAGTGAAGTGGACCGAAGCAAGATGTCTAGGAGGTCATCCGAAGAATCATCAGCTTCTGAATCTGGAGCCTTCCCTAGAGTATCCCAGGAGCTCAAAACCGCTCTCTCCACGTTGCAGCAGACCTTTGTTGTCTCTGACGCCACACAGCCAGACTGTCCCATAGTCTATGCCAGCAGTGGATTCTTCACCATGACCGGTTACTCCTCCAAAGAAATCGTTGGAAGAAACTG CCGGTTTCTGCAAGGGCCTGACACAGACAAGAAAGAGGTTGTTAAAATCAGAGATTGTGTCAAGAATGGGAAAAGCTACTGTGGAAGGCTCTTAAACTACAAAAAGGATGGAACTCCCTTCTGGAATCTTCTCACAGTCACTCCTATCAAGGACGACCAAGGCAACACCATCAAGTTCATTGG GATGCAAGTTGAAGTAAGCAAATACACAGAAGGCGTAAACGATAAAGAACTGAGACCTAATGGACTCTCCAAATCCCTGATCCGATATGATG CTCGCCAGAAGGAGTTAGCTTTGGATTCCATCACAGAGGTCGTGCAAACAATAAAGCATCGCAACTCTCAAGTGAGGAACTCTGTGAGCAATGATATTTTAGTGAAGCCTACTACACCTGGTGGACAAGCTATACAATCGGACGAGGCTTCAAAGTCAGCAAGAACACCTGAACGTGTTTCTACTCCAGCGAG GCCAAAGAGAAAATCGCTTAGCTGGAATAAAAAGCATGATGATATTCCCAGTGTGGAACCTGAAGAACTAATGTTGAGCACAGAAGTTATAGAACCGAGGGAGAGTTGGGAGCGTTTAGAAAGAGAAAGGGATATACGGCAAGGGATTGATCTAGCTACCACTCTTGAGCGCATAGAGAAGAACTTCGTCATCAGTGATCCTCGTCTTCCTGATAATCCCATT ATATTTGCATCAGACAGTTTTCTTGAATTAACTGAGTATACACGTGAGGAAATATTGGGAAGAAACTGTCG GTTTCTTCAGGGGCCAGAGACAGACCAAGCGACTGTCCAGAAGATAAGAGACGCAATTAGAGATCAAAGGGAGATAACTGTGCAGTTGATAAACTACACTAAGAGCG GAAAGAAGTTCTGGAACTTATTCCACTTGCAACCTATGCGTGATCAGAAG GGAGAGCTTCAATACTTCATAGGTGTGCAGCTTGATGGAAGTGATCATGTTGAGCCCCTCAGAAACCGTTTGTCTGAGAGAACAGAGATGCAGAGTTCTAAACTG GTGAAAGCTACAGCAACAAATGTAGATGAAGCTGTCAGAGAACTTCCAGATGCTAATATG CGGCCAGAAGACTTGTGGGCTGCATACTCAAAGCCAGTATATCCTCTGCCTCACAAAAAGGAGAGTACATCCTGGAAGGCAATACAAAAG ATCCAAGCGAGTGGAGAAACAATAGGACTTCATCATTTCAAGCCAATAAAACCGTTAGGCTCTGGTGATACTGGCAG TGTTCATTTGGTTGAACTGAAAGGCACAGGTGAGTTATACGCCATGAAGGCAATGGAGAAAACCATGATGTTGAATCGTAACAAG GCTCACCGAGCATGCATTGAAAGGGAAATCATTTCCCTTCTGGATCATCCTTTCCTCCCCACTCTATACACTTCCTTTCAG ACATCTACGCATGTTTGTTTGATCACAGACTTCTGCCCTGGTGGAGAGTTGTTTGCACTACTTGACATCCAACCAATGAAGTTTTTGTCAGAAGAATCAGCAAG GTTCTATGCAGCAGAGGTCGTTATTGGCTTAGAATATCTTCACTGCTTAG GAATAGTATACCGAGACCTGAAGCCTGAAAACATACTGCTCAAGAAGGATGGGCACATTGTATTAGCCGACTTTGATCTATCTTTCTTGACGTCCTGCACACCCCAGCTTATTGTTCCACCTGCACCTAACAAACGGAGGAGATCCAAGAGCCAACAATTACCCACTTTGGTTGCAGAACCAGACACTCAGTCAAACTCGTTTGTAGGGACTGAAGAATACATTGCTCCT GAGATAATCACGGGTTCTGGACACGCGAGTGCTATTGATTGGTGGGCACTAG GTATATTGTTGTATGAGATGCTTTATGGTCGCACACCTTTCAGGGGTAAGAATAGGCAGAAGACGTTTGCCAACATCTTGCACAAGGATCTCACCTTCCCCAGCAGTATCCCT GTAAGTCTTGTATGTAGACAGTTGATTAACATGTTGTTAAATAGAGATCCAAGCAGCCGGTTAGGATCCAAAGGTGGGGCTAATGAGATAAAGCAGCATGCCTTCTTCCGTGGGATCAATTGGCCTCTCATACGGG GAGCCTCCACCATTGGATGCACCGTTGCGTATAACAGAGAAAGATCCGAATGCAAAAGATATAAAGTGGGAAGATGA